Genomic DNA from Klebsiella variicola:
GGGGACATCCCGGTTATGGTCTGTGTGGGATCGGTCCGTATCGACGCCATTCTACATCTGGCTGATGATGCCCAGGCAGCTGGCGCGAATGTCCTGTTACTCCCGGCGGTCAGCTACCAGTCACTCCGTGACGACGAAGTCTTCTCACGCTTCGAGGCCGTTACCCGGCACCTGTCTGTACCAGTGTGTATCTCTGAAAATCCGGGCACGACGCATTTTACCTTTACGGACGAACTCCATGGTCGTCTCTCATCACTTAAGGGTGTTAGCTCGGTCATGTTCCCTGACGAGCTGACAGCTGGCAAAAGGAATCATTGATACACTCGCTCAGCTCCCACTAGTCCTGATAGCGAAACGACCCCGGGAATGGATGTGGTACGAAGCGCCTGGTAAGAAGGTCAAAGGGATTGCCGCTGAAGACGCGGTATTCACTGATCATTTCATCTGGTAGCCTGTCACTCGCGCCGTTGGTAACGTGAAGATTCATGGTTAATTTTGGAATTCGGACGATTTATGCAAGCTATCAGACTATTCACCCTGATTCTGCCATTGTTCCTGGCACTCTGCGCCGGTATACCGGCCAGCGCCAGCACACCTTCAGGCAGCATTTCCTCTGCAAACACAGCAATTACCACTCATGATAAGAACGGAAATCTCCTGCCGAATGCTCTGCGGATTCAGTATGATGTTGATTCAGATGGCAGAGTTCAGAATGTTAAGATACTGGA
This window encodes:
- a CDS encoding TonB family protein: MQAIRLFTLILPLFLALCAGIPASASTPSGSISSANTAITTHDKNGNLLPNALRIQYDVDSDGRVQNVKILESTTTPEFEHKIIEKMMSKWRFEKGKPGIAKRVVVMIQPKSADGPANKQ